The DNA segment CCAGAATTATGGGTAGCAAGTGTGAATGATTCTGATAAGCGCCGAGCGGAATTATATAAAAAACGAGTCAATATTAAAAAAGCAGAATCGAGCTTTGGAGATAGAGAGAGTTTTTTGAAAAGTTTAGAGATGGAAGCTCGATTGGAATCTTTAAATGCCGACAATTTTGACCGCACGTATCAGCTGTTTAGCAAGACAAATCAATTTAATACCACCACGACAAGGTACAGTAAAGAGCAGCTTAAAGCGTACTCTGATAGTGAGAACTCTATGGTTATTCACGTCAAGACCAAAGACAAATACTCGTCTGATTTTGAAGGCGTAGCAGCCTTAGTCGTTCATATAACAGAGTCATTGTGGACGATAGATAATTTTGTTATGTCCTGCAGAGTGATGGGGCGAGATATTGAAAAAGCGATACTGTCAAAACTGCTTGAAAAGGCGATGCAGTCTGGCGTTCAACAGGTAGAAGGTCGTTTTATTGCGAGTAAGAAAAACATGCCAGTAGAATCACTGTATTCGACGAATAGTTTTCAGAAAGCGAATGAAAAATGGCTGTTTAGTCTTACCCAAGACAATATTCAAAGCTATGATCAGATTATTAAGTCCGACTGGGTTAATTAAGGAGTAATAAAGTGGATCCCTTGTTTTCAACTATTGGCGTGTTACATGTCGATCATTATGCAGTAACAACGTTAAATCTAGAAAAAACCTTGAGAGACTTCTTATCTATTCCAGGGAGTAAGCTTCTACGTGGGCCGGGAAAAAACCCAGCCCAAGGTGTTTATTATGCATTCGTGGAGCTGAACGGGATGGGAACGGTTGAAATATTGTCCCCGTTGAATGATAAATCACCTATCTTAAGCCATATTAAACAGGGTAGCGGGGCGTATCATCTTTGTTATGCGGTGGCAGATATTGAAGTCGCGGTGACCAAAGCTCAAGAAAGTAACGCTAAGCTAGTTGTTGAACCCAGAGCGGATGGTGCCTTCGATGGCCGAAGAGTCGCTTTTTTAATCCATCCCGATCACGGCTTGTTTGAGGTGCTAGAAGCCTATCCACCGTCTTTTGAGCGATTGTCACCGGTGATAACACCAGTTAATTCAAATGAGGCAGAGGCTTCAGAGCAGGTGCTCACGGTTTACAATCAAGTGATGGAAACGAACTATAGTGATATGGGCGAAGTATCAATGAAGGTATGCACCGAGTGGGACTCATTCAAACATCTATTATTAATAATGGAGATTGAGAAACAGTTCGAGATAAGTATACCTGCGAGTCAGATGTCTGAGCTTGATGATTTGGCCAAGATAAATCGCTACATTGATAGCAAATTAAAATAGAGAATAAAATATGCAAATTGCAGGTAGAAAGATTGGTGCGGGACATAAACCATATATCATCGCAGAAATGTCGGGTAATCATAATGGTGATATTAAAAGGGCGATAGAGCTCATCAAAGCTGCAAAAGAAGCGGGCGCAGATGCGGTCAAACTGCAAACGTATACCGCAGACACGATCACCATCGACCACGATGGTGATGAATTTCTGATCAAAGGTGGTTTGTGGAATGGGTCTCGACTATACGACTTATATCAAGATGCCCATACACCTTGGGATTGGCATAAGGTATTGTTTGATGAAGCAAAAAAACTAGGTATTACAATATTTAGCTCTCCTTTTGACCATACTGCAGTCGATTTTTTGCAAGCACTTGATGCTCCGGCTTACAAAATAGCTTCGTTCGAGCTCATCGATCTACCATTAATCAGAAAAGTAGCGTCAACAGGCAAACCCATCATTATGTCGACGGGGAATGCGAACCTAGCGGAAATTGAAGAAGCCGTATTAGCCGCGAAAGGCGCCGGCGCAAAAGAGTTAGTATTACTGCATTGTACAAGTGGTTACCCGACACCCGCCGATCAAGCGAACATCTCGACGATGTCTGTAATGAGAGGGGCGTTTAACTGCGAGGTTGGTTTATCCGACCATACCATGGGTATTGGTGTTTCGATTGCCGCCGTTGCACTTGGGGCGTGTGTCATTGAAAAGCACTTCACTCTAGCAAGAGCGGATGGTGGCCCTGACTCTGCATTCTCATTGGAAAAAGAAGAGTTAAAGTCTTTAGTCGATAACTGTGCGATGGCATTTGAGTCGTTAGGTCAGCCTAACTTTATTAGTACCGAAGCAGAATCTCAAACGAAACCTCATCGCCGCTCATTGTACATAGTTAAAGACATAGCAAAAGGTGAGATATTTACTGATGAGCATGTCAGGTCGATTCGACCGGGAAATGGCATACTACCCAAATACCTTGATGATGTTATAGGTAGTACAGCAACGGAAGACCTAACGTTTGGTACGCCGTTAAAATTTGGGCATTTTAAGTAAGTACTCAATCCGTTGTCATTCCTGCGGCCCCTCGTCATCCCCACTAAAGTGGGGATCTGGTTTTACGAAGCGAATCAATTGAGGCCTCGAGCGTTAACTAACTAAGCAGCTCTTCAATTCTCTTTTTAAGAAGTTCAGGTTCTTTTTCCCAGTTAACCATAATCTCTCCAAATCGGGTGGTGTCTTCATCCAGTATTAATGACTTTCTGGTGCAGAAACTCTCAAACCCTAGTCCTGCTGTTGAGTTTATTGACATTATATTGGGTGTTGCACTGCAATTTAAAACAACAAGCTCTAGCGGCTGTTTGGTTGGTAAATAAACTTCATCTGGATATAAGGTTTGATACGTATCTATCGACTCACTTGGGTGCAGTTTAAAGGCGATCTTTAAGCTGTTTGTTCGGCAATAGTCAATCATGTATTGATAG comes from the Vibrio sp. DW001 genome and includes:
- a CDS encoding VOC family protein → MDPLFSTIGVLHVDHYAVTTLNLEKTLRDFLSIPGSKLLRGPGKNPAQGVYYAFVELNGMGTVEILSPLNDKSPILSHIKQGSGAYHLCYAVADIEVAVTKAQESNAKLVVEPRADGAFDGRRVAFLIHPDHGLFEVLEAYPPSFERLSPVITPVNSNEAEASEQVLTVYNQVMETNYSDMGEVSMKVCTEWDSFKHLLLIMEIEKQFEISIPASQMSELDDLAKINRYIDSKLK
- the pseI gene encoding pseudaminic acid synthase, which translates into the protein MQIAGRKIGAGHKPYIIAEMSGNHNGDIKRAIELIKAAKEAGADAVKLQTYTADTITIDHDGDEFLIKGGLWNGSRLYDLYQDAHTPWDWHKVLFDEAKKLGITIFSSPFDHTAVDFLQALDAPAYKIASFELIDLPLIRKVASTGKPIIMSTGNANLAEIEEAVLAAKGAGAKELVLLHCTSGYPTPADQANISTMSVMRGAFNCEVGLSDHTMGIGVSIAAVALGACVIEKHFTLARADGGPDSAFSLEKEELKSLVDNCAMAFESLGQPNFISTEAESQTKPHRRSLYIVKDIAKGEIFTDEHVRSIRPGNGILPKYLDDVIGSTATEDLTFGTPLKFGHFK